A genomic window from Anthocerotibacter panamensis C109 includes:
- a CDS encoding dienelactone hydrolase family protein, with the protein MVSLVIGLGLRMPVHGAPTLAEANLPLVSGNKTIAMESFAPASAGRFPAVVLLHGSEGLVVNGVRYRGLARQLADQGFIVFIPHYFERTGTQTAGPEDYRKGFGLWQETIRDAITYAARQPQVAEGRVGLVGFSLGSYLSLGVAAQSPQIRAVVEFFGGLPDQGTQPFKGLPPTLILHGEKDTVVPVQEAYRLADLLKARKSPFEIKVYPDQGHGFEGTALIDSLARTLVFLKQYL; encoded by the coding sequence ATGGTCAGTTTGGTTATAGGGCTCGGGCTTAGGATGCCAGTCCATGGCGCACCTACCCTTGCAGAGGCTAACCTACCCTTGGTAAGCGGAAATAAGACCATTGCGATGGAATCCTTTGCCCCGGCTAGTGCGGGACGTTTCCCGGCAGTGGTCCTCCTCCACGGCTCTGAGGGCCTTGTGGTCAATGGCGTGCGCTATCGAGGACTCGCCCGCCAACTGGCGGACCAGGGCTTTATCGTCTTTATCCCCCACTACTTTGAGCGCACCGGAACCCAAACAGCGGGACCGGAGGACTATCGCAAGGGCTTTGGCCTGTGGCAGGAGACGATCCGCGATGCCATTACCTATGCTGCACGCCAACCGCAGGTGGCTGAGGGTCGGGTCGGATTGGTAGGGTTTTCGTTGGGCTCTTACCTGTCCTTGGGCGTCGCTGCCCAAAGTCCGCAGATCCGAGCAGTGGTGGAATTTTTTGGCGGGCTCCCGGACCAGGGTACCCAACCGTTCAAGGGTCTGCCCCCTACCTTGATTCTGCATGGAGAAAAAGATACTGTCGTCCCGGTCCAGGAAGCCTACCGGCTCGCAGACCTGCTCAAAGCCCGCAAGTCTCCCTTCGAAATCAAAGTCTACCCCGACCAAGGACACGGCTTTGAGGGCACGGCACTGATCGATTCTTTGGCCCGCACTTTGGTTTTCCTCAAACAGTACCTCTGA
- a CDS encoding S24 family peptidase, translating to MSLLNRELQNLSPLGREILSWMRSQGLSLNAAATLCRISAAGLKKNMLAGHQAEHRTLQKIAQGMAVPIERVEALARGSGVVGVEEGDDTRDLVMIPRYAVEASAGSGTFVEDEQVEGVLALNREMIRGELHARPGQLVALYVKGDSMEPVLRAGDVAVIDQGQAHERTDGIYVVRINGSLLIKSLQWLPGGRLKVKSENPAYETYVVNPTQDEVHIVGRVVWAGRKF from the coding sequence ATGTCACTGTTGAACCGGGAATTGCAGAATTTATCCCCTCTGGGTCGGGAGATCCTGTCCTGGATGCGCAGTCAGGGATTGAGCCTCAATGCGGCGGCCACCCTGTGCCGCATCTCTGCTGCGGGCCTCAAGAAGAATATGTTGGCAGGCCATCAGGCAGAGCACCGTACCCTCCAAAAGATCGCTCAGGGTATGGCGGTTCCGATAGAGCGGGTCGAAGCATTGGCCCGAGGGAGTGGCGTGGTCGGCGTCGAAGAAGGGGATGATACGCGAGACCTGGTGATGATCCCCCGCTATGCTGTGGAGGCCAGTGCCGGGAGTGGGACTTTTGTCGAAGATGAACAGGTAGAAGGCGTTCTTGCGCTCAACCGAGAAATGATCCGGGGTGAACTACACGCCCGTCCCGGACAACTCGTTGCGCTCTACGTCAAGGGTGACTCCATGGAGCCCGTGCTAAGAGCTGGGGATGTAGCGGTCATTGACCAGGGGCAGGCCCACGAGCGCACGGATGGCATCTATGTCGTGCGCATCAACGGTTCCTTGCTCATCAAAAGCCTACAATGGCTGCCTGGAGGCCGTCTTAAGGTCAAAAGCGAGAATCCTGCCTACGAGACCTATGTAGTAAATCCCACCCAGGACGAGGTGCACATCGTCGGGCGCGTGGTGTGGGCGGGGCGTAAGTTTTAG
- a CDS encoding SRPBCC family protein — translation MIERSVELVVQAPVARVYELWSDFENLSRWMRFVDRVTLDPDRPGYSRWRFGIDPLFVEWTARITRMIPLRLVAWESVSGLPNRGQIDFFPVDQSCRLKLTLAVAAPGGVVGAVVEQVGLGRWLDENIRADLVQFGKLVEESMSRDL, via the coding sequence GTGATAGAGCGGTCAGTCGAATTGGTGGTTCAGGCTCCGGTTGCGCGGGTTTACGAGTTGTGGTCGGACTTCGAAAATCTCTCCCGGTGGATGCGCTTTGTGGACCGGGTAACGCTCGATCCAGACCGTCCCGGCTACTCGCGCTGGCGTTTCGGTATCGATCCGCTCTTCGTGGAGTGGACCGCCCGCATCACTCGGATGATTCCGCTCAGGCTGGTGGCTTGGGAGTCTGTATCTGGTCTGCCGAACCGGGGTCAGATCGATTTCTTCCCTGTGGACCAGAGCTGTCGGCTCAAGCTCACCCTCGCCGTGGCTGCTCCTGGAGGTGTGGTCGGGGCTGTAGTCGAGCAGGTCGGCCTCGGACGCTGGCTGGATGAAAATATCCGTGCGGACTTAGTGCAGTTTGGCAAGCTCGTAGAGGAGTCAATGTCCCGTGACCTATGA
- the panB gene encoding 3-methyl-2-oxobutanoate hydroxymethyltransferase, producing the protein MALTIRHIQNCHDHGQPIVALTATEYTLAQILDRSGVDLLLVGDSLAMVALGHKTTLPVSVEEMLSYTRAVVRGAQRALVIADLPFGSYELSPEQAFGTASRFLREAGAQGVKVEGGSPAMAETVAFLVERGIPVLGHLGLTPQAVHQLGGFRQQAKTPEAAHQLEQTALRLQEAGAFALVLEHIPDEVAAHVTQKLAIATLGIGAGPHCSGQILVTHDLLGLTEHCPPFVKPVLDLKTMIHEAIVTFSQQVRSSS; encoded by the coding sequence ATGGCCCTCACCATCCGCCACATCCAGAACTGCCACGACCACGGGCAGCCCATCGTTGCACTCACCGCCACTGAATATACCTTGGCCCAAATCCTTGACCGGAGTGGGGTCGATCTGCTGTTGGTCGGCGATTCTCTGGCGATGGTGGCACTTGGACATAAGACCACGCTACCGGTATCAGTCGAGGAAATGCTCAGCTATACCCGAGCAGTAGTCCGCGGGGCGCAGCGGGCGCTGGTGATCGCGGACCTCCCCTTTGGAAGTTATGAACTTAGCCCCGAGCAAGCCTTTGGCACCGCCAGCCGTTTCCTGCGCGAGGCGGGCGCACAGGGAGTCAAGGTCGAGGGCGGTTCTCCAGCCATGGCTGAAACGGTAGCTTTTCTGGTTGAGCGGGGGATTCCCGTCCTGGGACATTTGGGGCTTACCCCTCAAGCAGTACACCAATTGGGGGGCTTCCGCCAACAGGCAAAGACCCCCGAGGCGGCTCATCAACTTGAACAGACGGCGCTACGCCTTCAGGAGGCTGGAGCTTTTGCCTTGGTCCTGGAGCATATCCCAGACGAAGTTGCCGCCCACGTCACTCAAAAACTTGCCATTGCGACCTTAGGAATTGGAGCCGGTCCTCACTGTAGCGGGCAGATCCTTGTCACCCACGACCTGTTGGGCCTGACGGAGCATTGCCCTCCTTTTGTCAAACCCGTCCTAGACCTCAAAACGATGATTCACGAAGCGATTGTCACTTTTTCGCAGCAGGTGCGTAGTAGTTCTTGA
- the rpmA gene encoding 50S ribosomal protein L27: MAHKKGTGSTRNGRDSNAQRLGVKRFGGQVVRSGNILVRQRGTKFHPGVNVGRGSDDTLFALADGVVTFERFGRDRQKISVYAPSVN; encoded by the coding sequence GTGGCTCACAAAAAAGGTACGGGCAGTACCCGCAACGGGCGCGACTCTAATGCCCAACGGCTAGGAGTCAAGCGCTTCGGTGGGCAGGTAGTCCGCTCCGGCAATATCCTGGTCCGCCAACGCGGTACAAAGTTTCACCCAGGGGTCAATGTTGGCCGGGGCAGTGATGATACGCTCTTTGCCCTAGCCGATGGTGTGGTGACTTTTGAGCGTTTTGGCCGCGACCGCCAAAAAATCAGTGTCTACGCTCCAAGCGTTAACTAG
- the hisF gene encoding imidazole glycerol phosphate synthase subunit HisF, translating into MLAKRLVACLDVKAGRVVKGINFVGLKDAGDPVELARLYNDGGADELVFLDITATHEEREILKDVVQRTAETLFIPLTVGGGINDLPTIQELLRAGADKVSINSAAVRNPPFINAASREFGAQCIVVAIDARSIGERWEVYVRGGREATGLDAVTWAKEVADRGAGEILLTSMDRDGTQVGYDISLTEAIAQAVDIPVIASGGAGQLAHIREVLTEGRAAAALLASLLHYGQLTLEEIKQDLHIHGVCVRYKEV; encoded by the coding sequence ATGCTAGCGAAGCGGTTGGTGGCTTGTCTAGATGTCAAAGCGGGCCGGGTGGTGAAGGGCATTAACTTTGTGGGGCTCAAAGACGCAGGCGATCCGGTGGAGTTGGCCCGTCTCTACAACGACGGAGGAGCCGATGAACTGGTTTTCCTGGACATCACTGCCACCCATGAGGAGCGTGAAATTCTAAAAGATGTCGTGCAGCGCACTGCGGAGACGCTGTTTATTCCCCTCACTGTCGGAGGCGGTATCAACGACCTGCCCACGATCCAGGAATTGCTTAGAGCGGGGGCAGACAAAGTGAGTATTAACTCAGCCGCTGTACGCAATCCCCCATTTATCAATGCCGCAAGCCGGGAATTTGGAGCCCAATGTATTGTCGTCGCCATCGATGCTCGCAGCATCGGGGAGCGCTGGGAAGTCTATGTGCGCGGGGGGCGGGAGGCGACGGGTCTGGATGCGGTAACCTGGGCCAAAGAAGTCGCTGACCGGGGGGCGGGGGAGATCCTGCTCACTAGTATGGACCGGGATGGCACTCAGGTGGGTTATGATATCTCGCTCACTGAGGCCATTGCTCAAGCGGTAGACATCCCCGTGATTGCCTCGGGCGGAGCCGGTCAACTTGCGCATATTCGTGAAGTCCTCACCGAAGGACGAGCGGCGGCGGCCTTGCTTGCTTCTCTGTTGCATTATGGACAGTTGACGCTTGAAGAAATCAAACAAGATTTACACATACACGGGGTTTGTGTTCGCTATAAGGAAGTTTAG
- the petC gene encoding cytochrome b6-f complex iron-sulfur subunit codes for MTEPAGAIALSRRRLLTYLTGSTLTAATAASLYPVARFFLPPEDALGVPAQDQYGKDIRVRPLLSKMDCSTSAATRVWVQSAQVIHDGSAMYLVVKDCRVARYALSAICPHLGCVVPWNPESGVFQCPCHSSQFDQDGGLLRGPAPRPLALLRVTIQDDRVFLSPWTEADFRCTPLYCDQEPWWER; via the coding sequence ATGACAGAACCTGCTGGGGCCATTGCATTGAGCCGTCGCCGTCTGCTTACATACCTTACAGGCAGTACCCTAACCGCTGCGACTGCTGCTAGCTTATATCCGGTTGCCCGTTTCTTTCTGCCGCCTGAAGATGCGCTGGGAGTACCAGCCCAAGACCAGTATGGGAAGGATATCCGGGTACGACCGCTGCTATCTAAAATGGATTGTTCAACCTCTGCGGCTACGCGTGTTTGGGTTCAGAGTGCACAGGTCATCCATGACGGGAGTGCAATGTATCTAGTAGTCAAGGACTGTCGGGTTGCGCGCTATGCCCTCAGCGCTATCTGTCCCCATCTCGGTTGTGTAGTCCCCTGGAACCCTGAATCAGGAGTTTTTCAGTGCCCCTGCCACAGTTCCCAATTCGACCAGGATGGTGGTTTGCTGCGTGGCCCAGCGCCAAGACCACTAGCTTTGCTCAGGGTCACCATCCAGGATGATAGGGTGTTCTTATCTCCGTGGACCGAGGCGGACTTTCGTTGTACCCCGTTGTATTGCGACCAAGAGCCTTGGTGGGAGCGTTAA